One genomic region from Natrinema caseinilyticum encodes:
- a CDS encoding selenium-binding family protein, producing MSDRSATDDGEADHEHGHSHHLEGPGYATPQAAIEDGSREKLAYVMSLYVGTDVDAPDFVAVVDLDPDSDTYSEIVDRVELPNRGDELHHFGWNACSSSCHVDELERRHLIVPGQRSSRIHVIDAKDRRNPELIKVIEPEDVFEYDLSAPHTVHCIPDGQILISMLGDADGELPGGFLELNEDFEIEGRWDQPGDIEMNYDYWYQPRRNVMVSSEWAAPETYYPGFDLDDVEAGKYGRKLHFWDWEAGTVEQTIDLGEEGLIPLEVRFLHTPESTHGFVGAALSSNVFHFWRDAGANGGAGEYRAEKVIDFESREHPDWDMPVPALPTDILLSMDDRYLFGSNWLHGEVWMYDVSDPSNPRRADSLSVGGTFGEIREVQGRELAAGPQMLQLSLDGERLYWTTSLFSSWDEEFYPEEGERGSVMLKADVDPRAGTLELDEDFLVDWGDCPAGPARAHEIRWPDGDCTSDVWQ from the coding sequence ATGAGTGATAGGAGCGCGACGGACGACGGCGAGGCGGACCACGAACACGGGCACAGTCATCACCTCGAGGGGCCCGGCTACGCGACGCCGCAGGCCGCAATCGAGGACGGCAGTCGCGAGAAACTGGCCTACGTGATGAGTCTCTACGTCGGGACTGACGTCGACGCGCCGGACTTCGTCGCGGTCGTCGATCTCGATCCAGACTCGGACACGTACTCCGAAATCGTCGACCGGGTCGAACTCCCGAACCGTGGGGACGAACTCCATCACTTCGGGTGGAACGCCTGTTCGTCGTCGTGTCACGTGGATGAACTCGAGCGGCGACACCTGATCGTCCCCGGACAGCGTTCCTCGCGGATACACGTGATCGACGCGAAAGACCGTCGGAACCCGGAACTGATCAAGGTGATCGAACCCGAGGACGTCTTCGAGTACGACCTCTCCGCGCCCCACACCGTCCACTGTATCCCGGACGGGCAGATCCTGATCAGCATGCTCGGGGACGCCGACGGCGAGCTTCCGGGCGGGTTCCTCGAACTGAACGAGGACTTCGAGATCGAGGGACGGTGGGACCAGCCAGGCGATATCGAGATGAACTACGACTACTGGTACCAGCCGCGCCGGAACGTGATGGTCTCCTCGGAGTGGGCCGCACCGGAGACCTACTACCCGGGGTTCGACCTCGACGACGTGGAGGCCGGAAAGTACGGACGGAAGCTCCACTTCTGGGACTGGGAGGCCGGGACCGTCGAGCAGACGATCGATCTCGGCGAGGAGGGACTGATCCCGCTCGAGGTGCGATTCCTCCACACGCCCGAGTCGACCCACGGGTTCGTGGGGGCCGCGCTCTCGTCGAACGTCTTTCACTTCTGGCGAGACGCCGGTGCGAACGGCGGTGCGGGCGAGTACCGCGCCGAGAAGGTGATCGATTTCGAGAGCCGCGAGCATCCGGACTGGGACATGCCGGTGCCAGCGCTGCCGACCGACATCCTGCTTTCGATGGACGATCGCTACCTGTTCGGCTCGAACTGGCTCCACGGCGAGGTCTGGATGTACGACGTCTCGGACCCGTCGAACCCGCGGCGGGCCGACTCGCTCTCGGTCGGCGGCACGTTCGGCGAGATCCGGGAGGTACAGGGCCGCGAGCTGGCGGCCGGACCGCAGATGCTGCAGCTCTCGCTCGACGGTGAGCGCCTCTACTGGACGACGTCGCTGTTCTCCTCGTGGGACGAGGAGTTCTACCCGGAGGAGGGCGAGCGGGGATCGGTGATGCTCAAAGCCGACGTCGATCCCAGAGCGGGCACCCTCGAACTCGACGAGGACTTCCTCGTCGACTGGGGCGACTGCCCGGCGGGACCGGCCCGCGCCCACGAAATCCGGTGGCCCGACGGGGACTGTACGAGCGACGTCTGGCAGTGA
- a CDS encoding 2Fe-2S iron-sulfur cluster-binding protein, with the protein MARTTHSSSHDVRLEWPDGRTRTIDVREDQTVLEAATCADIALPFGCRIGACATCTGRLLEVDEPDAPDGDDDRGAVDVEDAFEYRQQPRALKDRHRDDGYVLLCLASPRVDCRIAVGSSVHTELVDNPWK; encoded by the coding sequence ATGGCCCGGACGACGCACTCATCGAGCCACGACGTCCGCCTCGAGTGGCCCGACGGTCGGACGCGGACGATCGACGTCCGCGAGGACCAGACGGTCCTCGAGGCCGCCACGTGTGCGGACATCGCGCTTCCGTTCGGCTGTCGCATCGGCGCCTGTGCGACGTGTACGGGTCGGCTGCTCGAGGTCGACGAGCCGGACGCACCCGACGGTGACGACGACCGAGGAGCGGTCGACGTCGAGGACGCGTTCGAGTACCGCCAGCAACCGCGAGCCCTGAAAGATCGACACCGGGACGACGGCTACGTGCTCCTGTGTCTCGCCTCGCCGCGAGTCGACTGTCGGATCGCCGTCGGCTCGAGCGTGCACACCGAACTGGTCGACAACCCGTGGAAGTGA
- the ligA gene encoding NAD-dependent DNA ligase LigA, translating to MAAADEDEENPYLRNPPTDFAPIGDLSEDQAERHVELLREAIREHDRRYYVESEPLIADRTYDALFARLRELEEAFDLTHPDSPTRSVGGEPLEEFETVSHVAPLLSIDQSGEAEDVREFGDRVEREAGAVRYVCEPKFDGVSMEFVYEDGRLERAVTRGDGREGDDVTRNARTIGSVPQRLHGDYPDFLAVRGEVYMPKDAFQEHNRERIERGDEAFANPRNATAGTIRQLDPSVVAERPLEVFFFDVLDASDLEESHWAELERFPEYGLRTNDRVELVDDVDGAIDYRDRLLEIRDDLDYEIDGVVLKVDSRDAREELGRTARHDRWAFAYKFPARAEVTRIADVAVQVGRTGRLTPVALLEPVDVGGVTVSRASLHNPEEIAEKNVNVGDTVRVQRAGDVIPYVEEVVEKGSEGHYEMPDACPVCDSPVERDGPIAFCTGGLGCEAQLRRSIEYYAGDDGLDLEGLGEESVRQLVDAGLLTTVADLYELDEEELTDLEGWGETSAENLLAEIDASREPPLSDFVSALGIPHVGPTTARELAREFATFDAFREVAETEPERLEGVSDVGETVAETIHDFFTSEANTTVVDDVLDHVSPQEADAAAGGDELEGLTFVFTGSLEDVTRSDAQELVQSHGANATSSVSGNTDYLVVGDDPGTTKREDADANDVPIIDEDEFRALLEDEAIDLE from the coding sequence ATGGCAGCAGCCGACGAGGACGAAGAGAACCCGTATCTCCGAAATCCGCCGACGGACTTCGCGCCGATCGGGGACCTCTCCGAGGACCAGGCCGAGCGGCACGTGGAACTGCTCCGCGAGGCCATCCGCGAGCACGACCGCCGGTATTACGTCGAGAGCGAGCCGCTGATCGCCGATCGAACCTACGACGCCCTGTTCGCCCGGCTGCGCGAGCTCGAAGAGGCCTTCGACCTCACCCATCCCGACAGCCCAACGCGGAGCGTCGGGGGGGAACCGCTCGAGGAGTTCGAGACGGTCTCCCACGTCGCGCCGCTGCTCTCGATCGATCAGAGCGGCGAGGCCGAGGACGTCCGGGAGTTCGGCGACAGGGTCGAGCGGGAAGCCGGAGCCGTGAGGTACGTCTGCGAACCCAAGTTCGACGGGGTCTCCATGGAGTTCGTCTACGAGGACGGCCGCCTCGAGCGCGCGGTCACCCGCGGGGACGGCCGGGAGGGCGACGACGTGACCCGCAACGCTCGCACCATCGGCTCCGTCCCGCAGCGTCTCCACGGGGACTATCCGGACTTCCTCGCGGTGCGCGGCGAGGTCTACATGCCCAAAGACGCGTTTCAGGAGCACAACCGCGAGCGCATCGAGCGCGGCGACGAGGCGTTCGCGAACCCGCGCAACGCCACCGCCGGAACGATCCGGCAGCTCGACCCGTCGGTCGTCGCGGAGCGCCCCCTCGAGGTCTTCTTCTTCGACGTCCTCGACGCCAGCGACCTCGAGGAATCTCACTGGGCGGAGCTCGAACGGTTTCCCGAGTACGGCTTGCGAACGAACGATCGCGTCGAACTGGTCGACGACGTCGACGGCGCCATCGACTACCGCGACCGACTGCTCGAGATCCGCGACGACCTCGACTACGAAATCGACGGCGTCGTGCTCAAGGTCGATTCGCGAGACGCCCGGGAGGAACTCGGCCGGACGGCCCGCCACGACCGGTGGGCGTTCGCCTACAAATTCCCGGCCCGGGCCGAGGTAACGAGGATCGCCGACGTGGCGGTCCAGGTCGGTCGAACCGGGCGTCTCACCCCCGTCGCCCTGCTCGAGCCCGTCGACGTCGGCGGGGTCACCGTGTCGCGGGCCAGCCTCCACAACCCCGAGGAGATCGCCGAAAAGAACGTCAACGTCGGCGATACCGTCCGCGTCCAGCGCGCTGGCGACGTTATTCCCTACGTCGAAGAAGTCGTCGAGAAAGGAAGCGAGGGGCACTACGAGATGCCCGACGCGTGTCCCGTCTGTGACAGTCCCGTCGAGCGCGACGGCCCGATCGCGTTCTGTACCGGCGGGCTGGGATGTGAGGCCCAGCTCCGCCGATCGATCGAGTACTATGCGGGCGACGACGGTCTCGACCTGGAGGGCCTCGGCGAGGAGAGCGTCCGTCAACTCGTCGACGCCGGATTGCTCACGACAGTCGCGGATCTCTACGAACTCGACGAAGAGGAGCTCACCGACCTCGAAGGGTGGGGCGAAACCAGCGCCGAAAACCTGCTCGCGGAGATCGATGCCAGCCGCGAGCCGCCGCTCTCGGACTTCGTCTCCGCTCTGGGGATCCCCCACGTCGGCCCGACGACGGCCCGCGAACTGGCCCGCGAGTTCGCCACGTTCGACGCCTTCCGCGAGGTCGCAGAAACCGAGCCCGAGCGACTCGAGGGGGTCAGCGACGTCGGCGAAACGGTCGCCGAGACGATCCACGACTTCTTCACCAGCGAGGCCAACACCACCGTGGTCGACGACGTCCTCGATCACGTCTCTCCGCAGGAAGCCGATGCCGCCGCCGGTGGCGACGAACTCGAGGGGCTCACGTTCGTCTTTACCGGCTCGCTCGAGGACGTGACCAGAAGCGACGCCCAGGAGCTCGTCCAATCCCACGGCGCGAACGCGACGAGCAGCGTCTCGGGCAATACGGACTACCTCGTCGTCGGCGACGATCCCGGCACGACGAAACGCGAGGACGCCGACGCCAACGACGTTCCCATCATCGACGAGGACGAGTTCCGAGCGCTGCTCGAAGACGAGGCGATCGACCTCGAGTGA
- a CDS encoding multidrug transporter, translated as MSLSFGRSSSPLVTAIGVAFALVAIIGTQVLGWEWGSGQLVPTILGVVAAILAIFVVLSRRG; from the coding sequence ATGTCACTTTCGTTCGGCCGAAGTTCGTCCCCGCTCGTGACGGCGATCGGCGTGGCGTTTGCCCTCGTCGCGATCATCGGAACCCAGGTTCTCGGCTGGGAGTGGGGTTCGGGACAACTCGTTCCGACGATTCTCGGAGTCGTCGCCGCCATACTCGCAATCTTCGTGGTCCTCTCCCGCAGAGGGTAG
- a CDS encoding ArsA family ATPase has product MTDCIFYGGKGGVGKTTCAAATGLSLAAAGRETLVVSTDPAHSLADSFETDLGPDPTELEPPHPLESDSDADRPGGLWAVEIDPETRKERYEKLARALAKDLRGAGISLSDDEIERFFAGGVPAGSDEIAALDLLVEYVDSGEWETIVFDTAPTGHTLRLFDMPEVMGLALETAQSLRGQVRRIGSAARTAFLGPISVMTGDRDEADDLAAFQARLERARDLLVDPERTEFRVVLIPESMAIAETERLVERLREADVPVERLVVNRVLEGPHEGCPRCRSRKQRHEERLAEIRTTFPNLDVVTVPDLEGEAQGREPLAVIADRLPN; this is encoded by the coding sequence GTGACCGACTGCATCTTCTACGGCGGTAAGGGCGGCGTCGGCAAGACGACCTGCGCGGCGGCGACCGGCCTCTCGCTGGCGGCCGCCGGCCGGGAGACCCTCGTCGTCTCGACCGATCCGGCCCACTCGCTGGCCGACTCGTTCGAGACGGATCTCGGGCCGGACCCGACCGAACTCGAGCCACCACACCCGCTCGAGTCCGATTCTGATGCCGACCGCCCCGGCGGCCTCTGGGCGGTCGAGATCGACCCCGAAACGCGAAAGGAGCGCTACGAGAAACTCGCGCGGGCGCTGGCCAAAGACCTCCGCGGCGCCGGGATCAGCCTCTCGGACGACGAGATCGAGCGGTTCTTCGCGGGCGGCGTGCCGGCCGGGAGCGACGAAATCGCGGCGCTGGATCTGCTGGTCGAGTACGTCGACTCGGGCGAGTGGGAGACCATCGTCTTCGACACCGCACCGACGGGCCACACGTTGCGGCTGTTCGACATGCCCGAGGTGATGGGCCTGGCGCTCGAGACGGCCCAGTCGCTGCGCGGGCAGGTTCGGCGGATCGGATCGGCCGCCCGAACGGCGTTTCTCGGGCCGATCTCGGTGATGACCGGCGACCGTGACGAGGCGGACGACCTCGCGGCGTTTCAGGCTCGTCTCGAGCGGGCTCGCGACCTCCTCGTCGATCCCGAGCGGACCGAGTTCCGCGTCGTGCTCATCCCGGAGTCGATGGCCATCGCCGAGACGGAACGGCTGGTCGAGCGACTCCGCGAGGCGGACGTGCCGGTCGAGCGACTGGTCGTCAATCGGGTCCTCGAGGGCCCCCACGAGGGGTGTCCGCGCTGTCGGTCGCGCAAACAGCGCCACGAGGAACGACTGGCCGAGATCCGCACCACGTTTCCGAATCTCGACGTGGTGACGGTGCCCGACCTCGAGGGGGAAGCACAGGGGCGCGAGCCGCTCGCGGTGATCGCCGACCGGCTCCCGAACTGA
- a CDS encoding ABC transporter permease encodes MSTDTGTVGESSGGGSASSSIHPGSIFAVAKKDFQDSVRSWLFWGLSALFFLLLVGIAGALSYFGEDIAAQGATTDMLVVLVSQVTKWIVPLIALILGWKSIAGERESGSIKILLSLPHSRKDVVIGKLLGRSAVLSISLTVGFALAAVIVAAFLGGFDFVDYAGLLAMSIIYGIAYTTLAVSLSSLTRSTTIAGAAMFCVFLVFYGLWNGLGTVFRMLGQREFLFFDTVTYTREFQGRQVTVERRQDWTYFITNLDPGQAYNRGLTLLTDVDLLEQGSNFSAQMFGGELPIYLQDWFSFMILLFWIIVPLAIALFRFDRVDI; translated from the coding sequence ATGAGTACCGACACCGGAACCGTGGGCGAGTCCTCGGGCGGCGGATCGGCCTCGAGTTCGATCCATCCCGGAAGCATCTTCGCGGTCGCGAAGAAGGACTTTCAGGATTCGGTTCGCTCGTGGCTGTTCTGGGGGCTGAGCGCGCTTTTCTTCCTCTTACTGGTCGGCATCGCGGGAGCGCTGTCGTACTTCGGCGAGGATATCGCAGCGCAGGGAGCGACGACCGATATGCTCGTCGTCCTCGTCAGCCAGGTCACCAAGTGGATCGTGCCGCTGATTGCGCTGATTCTGGGCTGGAAGTCGATTGCCGGTGAGCGCGAGTCCGGAAGTATCAAAATCCTCCTTTCGCTCCCCCACTCGCGAAAGGACGTCGTTATCGGAAAACTACTCGGCCGCTCGGCCGTGCTGTCGATATCGCTGACCGTGGGATTCGCCCTCGCCGCAGTCATCGTTGCGGCGTTTCTCGGCGGTTTCGATTTCGTCGACTACGCCGGTTTGCTCGCCATGTCGATCATATACGGTATCGCCTACACGACCCTCGCCGTTTCGCTCTCGTCGCTGACGCGTTCGACGACCATCGCTGGCGCCGCGATGTTCTGCGTGTTCTTGGTCTTCTACGGCCTCTGGAACGGACTCGGAACTGTCTTCAGGATGCTCGGCCAGCGCGAGTTCCTCTTCTTCGATACCGTGACCTACACGCGGGAGTTTCAGGGACGACAAGTGACCGTCGAACGCCGGCAGGACTGGACGTACTTCATCACGAACCTGGATCCCGGCCAGGCCTACAACAGGGGCTTGACGCTTCTCACGGACGTCGATCTGCTCGAACAGGGTTCGAACTTTAGCGCACAGATGTTCGGCGGCGAGTTGCCGATCTACCTGCAAGACTGGTTCTCCTTCATGATCCTGCTGTTCTGGATCATCGTGCCGCTGGCGATCGCGCTTTTCCGGTTCGATCGCGTCGACATCTAA
- a CDS encoding ABC transporter ATP-binding protein, producing the protein MPAITVDNLTKSFGQTLALDDLSFQVEEGEVFGFLGPNGAGKSTTINIVLDFARPTDGSVSVLGMDAQQHSRDIRQRTGVLPEGVETYGRLTARQHLEFAIDSKNADNDPETLLERVGLADAIDRKAGGFSKGMSQRLMLAMALVGEPDLLILDEPSTGLDPNGAREMRDLVREENERGATVFFSSHIMEQVEAVCDRVGILRDGEMVAVDSVEGLRDSVSGGTSLRVTVDRIDQDALEAVRSLQDVTRATVEDEDPPTIVVAVDGSKTAVLSTLEDHGIEVEDFQTTEASLEDVFQSYTTGAKTGVHAR; encoded by the coding sequence ATGCCAGCTATCACAGTCGACAACCTGACCAAATCGTTCGGTCAGACCCTCGCACTGGACGACCTCTCCTTCCAGGTCGAAGAGGGTGAAGTGTTCGGCTTCCTTGGTCCCAACGGTGCCGGCAAGTCGACGACGATCAACATCGTCCTGGATTTCGCCCGCCCGACCGATGGCTCGGTTAGCGTCCTCGGCATGGATGCCCAGCAGCACAGCCGAGACATCCGGCAGCGAACCGGCGTCCTCCCCGAAGGTGTCGAAACCTACGGCCGCCTGACCGCCCGCCAGCACCTCGAGTTCGCGATCGACTCCAAGAACGCCGACAACGATCCCGAAACGCTGCTCGAGCGCGTGGGCCTCGCGGACGCGATCGACAGGAAAGCCGGCGGCTTCTCGAAGGGGATGTCCCAGCGGCTCATGCTCGCGATGGCGCTGGTCGGCGAACCCGATCTGCTCATCCTGGACGAGCCCTCCACCGGACTCGACCCGAACGGCGCCCGCGAGATGCGCGATCTCGTCCGCGAAGAGAACGAGCGCGGCGCGACCGTCTTTTTCTCGAGCCATATCATGGAGCAAGTCGAGGCGGTCTGTGACCGCGTCGGCATCCTCCGCGACGGCGAGATGGTCGCCGTCGATTCCGTCGAGGGACTGCGCGACTCCGTCTCGGGCGGCACGTCCCTGCGCGTCACCGTCGACCGGATCGACCAGGACGCCCTCGAAGCCGTTCGCTCGCTCCAGGACGTGACGCGCGCCACCGTCGAGGACGAGGACCCGCCGACGATCGTCGTCGCCGTCGACGGTTCGAAGACCGCCGTCCTCTCGACGCTCGAGGACCACGGCATCGAAGTCGAAGACTTCCAGACGACCGAAGCCTCGCTCGAGGACGTCTTCCAATCATACACGACCGGCGCGAAGACGGGGGTGCACGCGCGATGA
- a CDS encoding excinuclease ABC subunit C: MNDDGVRERAGSLPREPGVYQFREDETTLYVGKAVDLRDRVRSYADPRSARIRRMVDRADGIEIAVTDTETQALLLEANLIKRHQPRYNVRLKDDKSYPMVQVTAHDAPRIEITRDPDGETHGASSAGSPKRRSANPSSGQRPRKDGGTASEPTVFGPYTNKGQVETVVKALRETYGVRGCSDHKYAGRDRPCLDYEMGLCTAPCTGEIDLESYGEDVAAVERFLEGETGILADPLRREMDAAAREQHFERAANLRDRLETVEAFHGEGGEAVQSAGDERAVDVLGVAIEGEDATVARLRAEDGKLVGRDRHTLEAPGSAGVDAESDSDGVPAVLAAFLVQYYAERELPDALLLPERHGDGEVAAWLEAEGVAVRVPGAGREAKLVELALKNARRNVGRRDECGMLADALELEAAGRIEGFDVSHAQGKSAVGSDVTFVDGSAETADYRRKKLTDQNDDYDNMRALLEWRARRAIEGRDDRPDPDLILIDGGEGQLAAARDALSAVGWDVPAVALAKAEERVITPDREFSWPSDAPHLHLLQRVRDEAHRFAVQYHQTVRDEVKTVLDDVHGVGPETRKRLLGRFGSVENVREASLEDLQSVEGIGAKTAETIKSRL, from the coding sequence ATGAACGACGATGGGGTTCGCGAGCGTGCGGGATCGTTGCCCCGCGAGCCGGGCGTCTATCAGTTCCGCGAGGACGAAACGACGCTCTACGTCGGAAAGGCAGTCGATCTCCGGGACCGGGTCCGCTCCTACGCCGATCCGCGAAGTGCGCGGATTCGCCGGATGGTCGACCGCGCCGACGGAATCGAGATCGCCGTCACCGACACGGAGACCCAGGCGCTGTTGCTCGAGGCGAACCTGATCAAGCGCCACCAGCCCCGGTACAACGTCCGACTCAAGGACGACAAGTCCTATCCGATGGTCCAGGTGACGGCCCACGACGCCCCTCGGATCGAGATTACGCGCGACCCGGACGGCGAGACTCACGGCGCCTCGAGCGCGGGTAGCCCGAAACGCCGTTCCGCGAACCCTTCGAGCGGGCAGCGCCCGCGAAAAGACGGCGGTACCGCGAGCGAGCCGACCGTCTTCGGCCCCTACACGAACAAGGGCCAGGTCGAAACCGTCGTGAAGGCGCTGCGAGAGACTTACGGCGTCCGCGGGTGTTCCGATCACAAGTACGCCGGCCGTGACCGTCCCTGTCTCGACTACGAGATGGGGCTTTGCACGGCGCCCTGCACCGGCGAGATCGACCTCGAGAGCTACGGCGAGGACGTCGCCGCCGTCGAGCGGTTTCTGGAGGGCGAGACGGGCATTCTCGCAGATCCGCTGCGCCGGGAGATGGACGCCGCCGCGCGGGAGCAACACTTCGAGCGCGCGGCGAATCTGCGGGACCGCCTCGAGACCGTCGAAGCCTTCCACGGCGAGGGCGGCGAGGCGGTCCAGTCGGCCGGCGACGAGCGGGCCGTCGACGTCCTCGGGGTCGCAATCGAAGGCGAGGACGCGACCGTCGCCCGCCTCCGCGCGGAAGACGGCAAACTGGTCGGGCGCGATCGGCACACGCTCGAGGCGCCCGGGTCCGCTGGAGTCGACGCCGAGAGTGATTCGGACGGCGTCCCGGCCGTTCTGGCGGCCTTCCTCGTCCAGTACTACGCCGAACGCGAACTCCCGGATGCGCTCCTGTTACCGGAACGCCACGGGGACGGAGAAGTCGCGGCCTGGCTCGAGGCCGAAGGCGTCGCCGTCCGCGTCCCGGGAGCGGGACGGGAGGCCAAACTGGTCGAACTCGCGCTGAAGAACGCCCGGCGAAACGTGGGTCGGCGCGACGAGTGCGGGATGCTCGCGGACGCCCTCGAACTCGAGGCGGCCGGGCGGATCGAGGGCTTCGACGTGAGCCACGCCCAGGGCAAGTCGGCGGTCGGGAGCGACGTCACCTTCGTCGACGGGAGCGCCGAAACGGCCGACTACCGGCGAAAGAAGCTCACCGATCAGAACGACGACTACGACAACATGCGCGCCCTCCTCGAGTGGCGCGCACGCCGCGCCATCGAGGGGCGTGACGACCGGCCCGACCCCGATCTGATACTGATCGACGGCGGCGAGGGACAACTCGCGGCCGCCCGCGACGCGCTTTCAGCAGTCGGCTGGGACGTTCCGGCGGTCGCACTGGCCAAAGCAGAGGAGCGGGTGATCACCCCGGACCGGGAATTCTCCTGGCCGAGCGACGCGCCGCATCTGCACCTCCTCCAGCGCGTGCGAGACGAGGCCCACCGTTTCGCAGTGCAGTACCACCAGACCGTCCGGGACGAGGTCAAGACGGTGTTAGACGACGTCCACGGAGTGGGTCCCGAAACCCGAAAGCGGCTCCTCGGTCGCTTCGGAAGCGTCGAAAACGTCCGCGAAGCGAGCCTCGAGGATCTCCAGAGCGTCGAGGGAATCGGCGCGAAGACGGCGGAAACGATCAAGTCGCGCCTCTGA
- a CDS encoding transposase: MSETVTKTLQATLATPTAGKEQRLQRLLDTYREALHDAFDNRADTMSAVNDVVTPYDLPYQAKDALKSYVPKLRSTYNAEELDDEHPLRLVNRAAKFDHSGEREHGFVWQAPQPGRGTNFWIPLRINPEQESLWSDLLDGDAKAGELRLQRHRTSWELHVTVEYPVEEPTDSDDPTYIGFDVGESALITGCALKRDVPREPMMESGSRARHLRKEMHTTLKRLQERDAAEWRVDERFDHYQNALTDIVEKVSRRAVEYAESFENPVIVLEDLSYIRERLDYGKFINRRLHAWAFARLQGRIEDKATEEGIPVEYVNAAYTSQTCHACGRLGRRSQQAEFVCPHDDCHVSEFQADINAAANIASRADPWGESVPWEPERDDSPRDGSACDSATVHRETSENPSQMTLSAYSD; the protein is encoded by the coding sequence GTGTCCGAGACGGTGACAAAGACGCTACAGGCTACGCTCGCTACGCCCACTGCGGGCAAAGAGCAACGCCTACAGCGGCTCTTGGACACCTACCGCGAAGCACTCCACGACGCCTTCGACAATAGAGCCGACACAATGTCTGCCGTCAACGACGTTGTGACGCCCTACGACCTGCCGTACCAAGCCAAAGACGCGCTTAAGTCCTACGTCCCGAAACTCCGTTCGACGTACAACGCCGAGGAGCTGGACGACGAGCATCCGCTTCGACTCGTCAATCGGGCCGCGAAGTTCGACCACTCGGGGGAGCGCGAACACGGTTTTGTCTGGCAGGCCCCGCAACCCGGACGCGGAACGAACTTCTGGATTCCGCTTCGGATTAACCCCGAACAAGAATCTCTGTGGTCCGACCTGCTCGACGGAGATGCGAAGGCAGGCGAGTTGCGGCTACAGCGACACCGCACGTCGTGGGAGTTGCACGTCACCGTCGAATACCCGGTCGAAGAACCGACCGACTCGGACGACCCGACGTACATCGGTTTCGACGTAGGTGAGAGCGCGTTGATTACGGGCTGTGCCCTCAAACGCGACGTACCCCGGGAGCCGATGATGGAGAGTGGCAGTCGGGCGCGACACCTCCGCAAAGAGATGCACACCACGCTCAAGCGGCTTCAAGAACGTGACGCCGCCGAGTGGCGCGTGGACGAACGATTCGACCACTACCAGAACGCCCTGACGGATATTGTCGAGAAGGTGTCTCGGCGGGCCGTCGAATACGCCGAATCCTTCGAGAACCCCGTTATCGTCCTCGAAGACCTGTCGTACATCCGCGAACGGTTGGATTACGGCAAGTTCATCAACCGGCGGCTTCATGCGTGGGCGTTCGCACGGCTACAGGGGCGCATCGAGGACAAGGCGACGGAAGAAGGCATTCCAGTCGAGTACGTCAATGCAGCGTACACCTCGCAGACGTGCCACGCTTGCGGTCGTCTCGGTCGGCGGAGTCAGCAAGCGGAGTTCGTGTGTCCGCACGACGATTGCCACGTGTCGGAGTTCCAAGCAGACATCAACGCGGCGGCGAATATCGCCAGTCGCGCAGACCCGTGGGGAGAGAGCGTTCCTTGGGAGCCGGAACGCGATGACTCGCCTCGGGATGGGAGCGCCTGTGACAGCGCCACAGTCCACCGGGAGACGAGCGAGAACCCCTCGCAGATGACGCTCTCGGCATACTCGGACTGA
- a CDS encoding translation initiation factor, whose protein sequence is MADEDDLDDLLEELDSQGDLETSQQVLSLRTESRRYDKPVTIIEGFDLPKSEIESTASDLKRSLGTGGTVDEGRIELQGDHRDRVPDLLRDQGFDVRE, encoded by the coding sequence ATGGCAGACGAAGACGACCTCGACGATCTCCTCGAGGAACTGGACAGTCAGGGCGACCTCGAGACGTCCCAGCAGGTGCTGTCGCTGCGGACCGAGAGTCGCCGATACGACAAACCGGTGACCATCATCGAAGGGTTCGACTTGCCCAAATCGGAGATCGAATCGACCGCGTCGGATCTGAAACGGTCGCTGGGGACGGGTGGGACGGTCGACGAGGGCCGCATCGAACTGCAGGGGGACCACCGAGACCGCGTTCCGGACTTACTCCGCGATCAGGGGTTCGACGTTCGCGAGTGA